In Parasteatoda tepidariorum isolate YZ-2023 chromosome 8, CAS_Ptep_4.0, whole genome shotgun sequence, the DNA window ttacaaaGAGCACTGTTTGGATTAAATACAGTATAGAATGTGCtctatataaaatgtaaataaatataaaaagttattgatgCAAAATCGCctgaaattattgatttttattaattattttttttgtgtgaaaattaGGGATGCAACAAATATTCGATTACTATTTGGCATTCGgccaagtatttttttttctaagttttgatAGATCAAGGGTGATTGTGAGCCAAaatcaaaattccggaaaatttcttgagttaaaaagaaataataataataacagtttaaattgaaaaaaaatttaaacaaggtttttttcctttttctcaatatttcttagtttacttaaaatatatttaaaattttgcacatacctataccatttacacatacctatgatgacctgaagaagtaattaaaatttacaaatatttctttctttcttgagtttatgattgtaacaactatttactgataaaaaatgaatatttatcatgaatataagcttataaagtatctctttggctctcccttacaaacaaagaaaataaaatttggtttttaagttccacctttggaaatttgattttcagaaacttctgtgattaatgattttttgaaacgtctggaccttcgatctccagAAAcctccggatcactgttagcgaaaattccggaaatccggattttttccggaacacaatcagccctgatagattaaataaaaagttatctaaaatagtattttcattATGCATTATCAGATATAGTCTTTACACATCtttgttaagttttaatattcatgTGCTTGCAAAATTATATTGTGAAAGATAAATGgataagcaaaatttatgttttaagaatCCAGATTTTCTTTGTTCTGTTTTGATTATAGCACAGCATTTTATGATAgattttattcttacttttttctagTATAGTAAGACAGATAGCTGGTAACAAAAAAATGCTATGATTTTCAatcttaaagttatattttaagaaataagaatgtttttttttctgtcttttcttattaactttttatcaaagtttttattatgatacagtattttttaaagagcgtTTCTGAGGAACGTTATTTTTGATCGCCACTGtttgaaaaagcattaaattttctttaaaaaatttagaacgatttttttttgtttctctatttttaaaaactttggtTTTTATGAGGAGTTTTATTATGGCGGAGCTATTAGACTTCTTTTTTCTACCCTTTACCAATtatgctgtatttttttttaaacagatgtTCAGTTTAATTatgatagatttttattttttatgtttcgcttttgtgtataattttttgtgggcatttttaaaagcttttctgaTAGACTCTtgtcttttaaagttttatgtttacttttttttcggaaaatactattttcagcattaaagttttgtcataaaaatcaagagaatattttttgctatttctctttcttttttattaaactttacaacttcagttttttttttgtttttttttgtagctattagttagtttttatttatcttaaatatttctaatagataacttttataattttttctctttatcccACACCATTAATATAGCtaagttttgattaattttcaaaaatgattaattttattaatatataaaaaaaatatgtattaatgatttttttttattgaaaaatgtttgaacacAGCCCTGGTTTCTACTGACTgttcggtaaaaaaaatttcagaaaaatttagaaccaagatatttttatagaaactttGCTATGTCATtaacattacaaataataaaaacccaTAATGCTGTGTGCATCTTTCCTTTTTGAGTAAAATGAAGAGaagaattgaatttctttttgatgACTAAGTTTCAAACGATGTAATTGtgtgaaacaaaataatcagggtaaaatgcatttccacacGCTAAGAAGAGGTTGTGAGGGACTAAAGCTATTAAATCACTTGTCAATCGCATTAGTTCCTCACCAACCCTCCATAGTGTGTGGAAACACATTTTAACCTGATTTGCCCttctgtggtttttcttgttctgctATCTTTCATCCTTCgcgtttatttagttttgtttctatttttccaTTGGCTACtatacgttttatatttcaaatcactttagTTTCTTCTCATTGActtctggcaagtcttgaaagtGAGCACTTCAAACAATGTCAACTGATATTTcctatgtatatatttttgaagttttcacTCAGTTAATTCCTCATctgataagaaattaaaagatccctcaacaacaaaaaagggAGAAAGCTAACAGAGGATAGTAGGAtcattttcaggtattttttatagcaaaaaatatatttttcgaaaaaaaaaaaactttttatttactttaattactaaactatacataaaatgttcaatgtaactaaaataaaaggtttgaattaaaactaaaactttttgttttatataaactgTAATATCTTTTGTAAAGACAACTTGTACTCTTTACACACAAaggtatttacataataattacacaggtcacaaataaaaatagaacggaacaaatatatcaaaagcataattttattaaattaattattttacagttctCATTTGCCAAAGACCATCATTAagataatgaatattttcaactCCTATACCTTTGTTAACTTTAGCtctagaaagaaaagaaaaatcattaaataaatctcTTCTTAAAAAGCACaatgaagttaataaaatatacagggTGTACTCAACTCAAATGACAGCTAAATATATAGTTGTAGAATATTTGTAACAattgaaacagaaataaaataagtacattaGAGGGTATCCAGTTAGATAtcaaacttagttttttttatttccttacttaaatattaaagtattatcTAAATATAATGAATCATGAAAACGTCGAAACCTATTTGACAGGAGGGAtcaatacagaaaaaatattgaacgaTGACAATTGTTCTTTATTATGAAAACTCTaatcttaaaaatcataaatctattttcagcaaaagtttttaaattccccagtaatatttagatattacaaaatttatgagGTTATTGgtgtcataaaatttataaaggtaAACAGAACCGATTTGTAGAACACATTTGTGGTTTAAATACAACTACATCAACACATTTCAAATATGAACTAATTGATATCAGAGCTAAAGGAAGCCTAAAACTTTGATGGCTGAACTCCATTAATGCAGATTTGAAAACTATCAGCATAACTGCCATCTTTTAATCCTTTAGGGAATGATTTTCccaaaaggaaatttaatttagtttatgcaATAAAGCTTATGCGCTGTACCACAACAGttttgcatattaatatatctgcttaattttttttaaaaatagtggtggtcaagaagattataaattaagtttataagtgCAAGGAATCTATAGAAATCATACATTTTacaaccactttaaatataaaaataaaattttacaccaaatgcgtaaaagttggcaggtatgtatcaGTATGTTGAACTGCCAAGTGGCCACAAGTAAAAATGTTGCAGCAAGGGCCAACCCCGGGCTACCGTGCCCGTAAATAAGCtgataaagtaatatttagagaaaatatagcatagtgaaattatttatatttaacatgtGCACTggagtttcaattttaatgcaattattactttaaaatttgaagaaaaaaaattcctttcttttttgtaccaattcagaaaaagtataaCTGTGGCCAATAAAAGCAAAACCATATATAAATTCAGACCAATTCTTTTGGTATGCGtggctctttttttttcttcttttttttttaacattttatagtaAATCTTTGAATAGAAGATTATTCAggttcaaaatcaaaattgcaGGAGATTATTCGAGTAGAGTATTTTTAGAAGCGGGAAAGATATATATGAAACTGAACAGGACAGAATTCTATCAAAAGAtgtgaaaatattgatttcgcATTATTATTTCAGAACCTTCTACCTATTACGCTGTaacccattaaaaaaaaatcattatttgattttgaatatatataataaagttttatttacatgtaTTTAATCagttgtttattataaaaattaataagtaagaAGTTAGAATAACAAATGTATGTTTACTACTTACACATTCCATTACACTACATTAAGAGGACGATATACCgtgggagaaatttttcatcataaattcTCTGTCACttccataagtaatttaaacagggtatctgctacattttagattttcaaatctatgactaatttgaagaatttttcatgaattaccgtagttattattttctcagacaagaaaacaacaataaatttaataattctcctTTATCCACTAAAGGACGCAGCCTTTAACCATTGGATACCATTGATGGCCACTCTCAAAGCCTTGTGGCAGAATCACGGGCAATATAGCTTCACAGAACACAATTGAATTCTTGCAGAAGGGCAAAaggatttttcttttggaactttaaaaattttggttttcttttctgcagaatcATACTCTAaggatacttttcttgttcatcagcaaaaaaagaaatgctcctGATTTTTGTGTACTCGTTtgggaataaaacaaaaattgccaatgactggcttgcttcaactaaaatttttaaattgattaaataaattcagaaatcctggaagtttaaaatataattcgcactagaaatgatgttcttttgctcattttttttggaacaccatactttttttaaaaacatgatacgaacattttatattttaataaaatgtgactgagagtggggattttgttacaaattcagatattcagaaCAATGGGAAATTGGGGaggcagggctgattgtgctgcgggaaaaaatccggattttcgtatttttcactAACAGTGATCcagagatcgaaggtccagacatttaaaaaaaatcattgatcacagaagtttccggaaatcaaattttcaaaggtggaacttaaaaacacagtttattttatttgtttgtaagggagagccagatactttataagcttatattcatgatagatattcattttttatgaataaatagttgttataatcataaactcaagaaagaaagacatacttgcaaattttaattacttctccaggttaTCATAGacatgtgtaaaattttaaatatattttaagtaaactaagaaatattgaagaaaaggagaaaaaaaaacctagtttaatttttcttcttctgatttttcaatttaaaccggttttttttttaactcaagaaattttccagaattttgacttgggctcacaatcacccctgggGAGgtaatccattttaaaaataagattttttagtgACCTTAATGTATgaattaacacaatttttttttttaaaaaaatagttaaaatcgtgacaaattttgttcaataccgaaatttatgatatttcatgactttccaggtgtgcGGTTACCTtgtttaaagtatagaaaaaaagagttgaggcaaacctagagtaaagCTATAAAGGTTCAaacactgaaaagaaatttattttcaaagcattgaaatgaaaaataataattatgtgaGGATGACTTTGGATTATGCAATGAGgaagttctcttccaataatttgttttattttaatattttgagttttatttttagtaccTAATAAAAACTTCAAGGCTTACCCTAGGTTGtctgaacttactttttctagGCATTAAATTAGCATGGaagtgaaacagaatttgcGATGAAAACTTTTTCAGGTATAGTGTCCTCTTAAACATGCTCTCTTAAGATGTGAAATTCAGGGatacagaaaattattaatatgtctccaaaattgttttcttttttttttaaattcccccCAAAATTATATAGGTTATTTTTACTTAGCTGcaacaactttttcaaaatatttttagaaaaattaatatatagttaatattttttgataatttttgtcttttgaacaaaaataaatttcaatacgcaattcttgaataaacaggaaaaattttgtaaagcagcagggtttttttttttttttaacaataaaaagatttgtagccctattgttttttttgtaaaaaaattaaacaagaattCTCCTCGGAACTTATTTGTACGACTGGACATATTCTGCACCTCTGGTGAAATTTACAGCTTAACACCAAGTAACTGTTAAAGATGAGATGCGCTgagctaaaaaattaagaaatttatttatcctttaGTAAGTAATCTCATGAAGATATGTTATTGGAACTTTGACTTCCTACATTTTGGCTTTAACCTCTCCAAATTTCAGCCTCAATCTACCATATTGAATATCTGGCtcagatttcaaaaaatgactCGTAGCTGAAAACTGGGAGAAAAATACTTTGTgcccatttttcacaaaaataacgATTGGATCactaaatgttatattttgagGATTACTGAGTTTCGACAAATCAATAACATGGAAAATTGGTTTTCCCCAAGACAGTCCTACTGTAGAAAGtcttaacttaatatttttattcttcacttATGTTCATTCatagtatcaaaaatattattatttagtatcaGGTTACAACAAAGgtagattgaaaaaattacaaaataaatactcaCATTTCTTCAGTAGACAATGATGTAAGTCCAATTGCCAAAGCATGTTCTTTTCCTTCAGCCATTATAGCCTTtcatcaaattaaagaaaaaacggatttttgttttcacttaCAAGAAAACAGTTTGATAtagattacttaaaatattgaaaattaatcacaaaattaaaatgtcgaATCAAATCTCTATttgagttactttttttttccttgatataaaaatagtgtaagcttttgtttaattgtttcacatctactgtaaacattataattaattataggaaactatatcaaatgttgccccctacagatggggtaattattgatcactggggtaattcctgatcattgtcaatttcttcttataactagtatataaaatagctaattgtcttttcttaaataacagttcatatttattaagtggaacaactataaaatatatatttcaactgtcatcacaaaatttgtttttaactgaatACAAGACTACAATCTGATTTGCACCATTTCTGGTTTGTCTTACCTTGCTTCTATCTAAATTTTATGTGTGAatattgttagaataatttttaagtttataaattagcctagtataaatatggtgagaaattataagtctaaaaaggatactaagattctagaaaacaaaattagtgaatttcttttaatgattgaaaatgaaaatttaagtgtGAGAGCTCCTGCCAGAGCTGTTGACATACCTTACTTATCTTTACACTTTcccttaatgaagttaaaaaagcCAGCGAAAGTAACCCATGTGGGAACTCTCTTATATTTCAGCAGAACATGAGAATGAGTTGGCTGATTGCCTAAAATGTATGGCACGatgcaaagatttttgaaaatttaaagtgttaatcgttcttcttgcttttaaataaatcattttattagctgcttaaacatatctttttggtttatttgtttgatcttgatgtcttatttgttaattaccattatataattatttttaaacagcccctttacaataaaaactggtgatcagtaattaccccagaagtgatcaggaattaccccagaaatgatcaagaccaggggtaattcctgatcactaaaaacttaaaatcttttaaattctaattagattttcaaacaaaagaaggtggcataggactcatctcatatagcctcaaacttccagtaaatattaaaattctatcttgaatagtttttcaCAAAGAGATGTTGGCATTTTTTGATCAAgaattaccccaggtcaccctactaatttaaaataacaaaagtgctgtgtttacaacaaaaaaaattaaattttttttttttataattaaacttgtagcaattttttcttcttatattttgttgttgGGGAAAAAACTCACCATATACTTCCTTCAtgtcattttgtaaataatgatCACAATAAAAACCATGAAATCTGTTGACGGAAAAAGATCGACAACTAAAACACACGAATCGGTCTCCCCAAAAAGGGATTACTCAAATGCGTGTTTCATTTAGAGATTAGGTTGTTGCAATAAATAACACCGTACGAAAAAAATTGGACTTAAAAGCTATGAAGAAATTAacagcaataactgccaaaaatttgatagaatcattgctttgaaaagtaaatactcaaatacaTGATTAGAACTTtctatattgtttgaaatatatcgggatatttaaaaaccacgtaaaaatcaatatcagtaATTGCCGaaaattaaatcgaaaaattacaTCTATTTACGATACTATCCGGGTAAATTCAGCGTGTCAAAAAGTTATTAGTCTAAATGAATGAGTTAAATATTACatgtaaatttctgtagaaaagaaagctaaatatgtttacttttcaaaagaaaaatctttctgaaatAACCCTGTACTGTTCTGCGACATTGTCGCCAGGCAGTTAGCTATCAAAAGATATTGTAtctataaattatgataaaaatttgtataaataatggttaaaaaagaaaggataCCACAACAGTATTTTTAGGTACTGATGTCATTTTAGCACCAGGAGATGTTAAACCTGGACACATTATGTTAGCCCCACTAAGAACAAAACGAATAGCACCTCTATCAACTTGTTCCCATGGACAGATAAATGgatctgtaaataaaaagtttttattaaattaattttgaatacaattacCATAagactgtttttattattataaattatttgtttaaacaaaaacaaatattttagcaaattttaatagataattgtAGTGTgcctaccactacaaatattcaattccaattcactagtatataagacatgctaactcgattctacagtggggtaccttttcatagatgaaggttgacatagtctataTCTACTCTCCCCATATTGGTGACCTTCGAAaatgatgtgaacacgcctaccttgacagaaactcccactttGATTTGAACTCACATTCTTCGGTGACttgtccacattgaacagttgacttgctactacTGACTGCAACATTACCCACCTCCCAGGGTTTCCGCTACGGtagcttttttcgcaaaatgcgaAAAGACCCCTCAAAAATGCTNtcgactgctaatggcaacacaggagtgaccacgaccgtgaacttaatacagctctcacgatcagtgTTTAAAAGTGCAATGATCTTAATACAGTTCTCCCGGCTTctaacaaaacagcaatgaatcaactagtggtatcagttcattgaattctatcacagatataattctggtgggggagtactgtagtgtgtcaaccactacaaaaatgtaattccaattcactagaatataagacatgttaactcgattctatggtggggtacgctttcatagatgaaggttgacattgtcaatAACAACTCTCCCCACAATTctcttaaccataaaaaaaataaagggaaaatcCTGGATTTCTTTTTACTGGGCATCTGCTATGAGAATCTTGACAAAAAAGTGCcttgaattttatcaaaaagattttttgggcgttttttaaaagatatttttgttttttctattttaacaaaatattgaatttaacaataagctacatttataaaagaatgaatgagcttataattgcaaaaaaattcaataaccaagtgttcttaaaatagaaaaataagttagtAGGTCAGTCTTATAATACACAATAGATGATGTTTTCAACCCTAGGGAACGCCGCATGCTCGGTaccgcctaaatttccgggttactgtttccgttgtattttacagccatttggcatcattgtgttttgggATTcatgcaaacaatgtatttgattacttattacttgtgtttacaatgctaacaatacttgtgtttacaatgctaaaagttTAACACTAACATAAGATGGTGtacagcttgcaacaagaacaaactgtaataaacttatggaaagagaccatatcaagactgccaaaaaagcgagttattcaaaatctagcaaccatgtcaccttttttaacaatatatctctaaataactaaaacgaattttcacttcaaactcaccagaattacataaCAGTtgcagaattacataataacagtcacagaattacataataacacactatgaaatacggcagatttgagctcagaaatcatctaatttatttcttttattgaaaacaaaattatcagtttaaaaatattgccttGCAGAATAatatgtagtaagcagctgcaaactttctaaccggaactagagcaggcatacagctcgagattgtcattgtttacatttttactgaaaacaccatccatagacAAGTgtagacttttttaaaatctcagaattgaatatgaaattatattctatttaaaatgagtttattaCATACAAAATGAGATtgctttgtttataaaattaaaggtagaacataatacttaattatcaataatatcaaagaaatatttaaagaaacaataaaatacatttacaaattaacttttaaacacTCATTAGCACTATctgtaaaaaatagaataatgcaTTGCAACTATCATAAAATTAGtaaccttgtttttttttatgttaaatattctaatacagggtagaaataaaaaataatcaaccaTATAGTTACTATATTAATGAAAGTATCAACTTACTgcaaattctataaaatacataaaaactgatatatatattgttggttgatataaaaaaaattacaatcaatGCATCAtgtgtacattttatttttgatgagtTCAACGACGTTTTTTCCCAAAGAACACACTTTCACATGCATGGCATATATCCTTTGTATAGTACAAACATGAACATAATGTAATACTATACATttcggatatatatatatatcatatcaGGTTTAACAAACCCCGATATTtggttattgtttttaatttacatttgtagaaataataagtcGATAGATTTTAACAGGCTTTATTTACTGGAGTATGATGTAAACAGAAATCTCACCCACTCTCCAGCCGGAGGGGGAAAGATACAGATTCCCGTCAAAACGACGAAGTTCAGGTGGTAAACATGAAACAACAAAAGACAAGCAAAAATCATTGCTCTTGGGTTTTATACGATACTTACAATGTGTAAACAGGGCAGTCATATTGCATTAATTGTATTCCTACgcctcattaaaattatttattactcatggaaaatcgtttaatctttccttatatggaagtgaaagatcttaaaataactcctcttttgaaacataaatctaattataattcattggcatgttttcagccttgaagtcccaaaatagaatatctgCATTTTATGAACACgaaaagttttaatgcttttattaatacaaaagtaattttataacttttgtattacatatatatatgtatatattaaaagcatacagaaaacatcaaaaaagttaaagataagaataaaattattgaaataaaatattttaaaaaaatattaaaatgccagaaaaaaaattaaaagatataatctcttcatcagctcacatgattatatttgcaaaaaggtttgcttaaaaaaaagaagagggaaaaattattaattttcttaatttttatcctttttgtctttatcGTGATAcagatatatataaataatgaaaagttcttttttagaGTGGAGGtctttattttgtgaaaaatccgATAAACTTAgact includes these proteins:
- the LOC107444805 gene encoding malignant T-cell-amplified sequence 1, which translates into the protein MFKKFDEKEHVSGVTQLKSSVQKAIRTKLLEQFPHLDDYMNQILPKKENLRVVKCHDHIEIIVGANGELLFFRQREGPYFPTLRLLHKYPFICPWEQVDRGAIRFVLSGANIMCPGLTSPGAKMTSVPKNTVVAIMAEGKEHALAIGLTSLSTEEIAKVNKGIGVENIHYLNDGLWQMRTVK